Genomic DNA from bacterium:
ACGCGGGGCTGCACGGCGAGCGCTCGCGCCAGATCCAGCCGCTTGCGCCGCTCGCTGGGCAGCGCCGACGCCGGGGTGTCCGCCTCCGACGCCAGCCCAACCAGTTCCAGAACGTCGCGGGCGGCGCGAAACGCGTCGGGCACACGCGGCGCGCGCAGCAATGCCGCGACCGCGACGTTCTCCAGGACGGTCATGCGGAGGAACGGACGGGGGGACTGGAACGTTCGCGCCAGCCCGGCCCGTGCCGCCGCTGGGGCAGGGATCCCGGTCACATCCCGGTCTGTGAGGATGACCCGTCCCGCATCGGGAGCCACCAGGCCGGTTGCCGCGTTGACGAAGGTGGTCTTCCCCGATCCGTTGGGGCCGATGAGGCCCACGATCTCGGCGGCGTTCACCGCGACACCGACTCCGTTCAGCGCACGCACCCCACCGAAATATTTTGTGAGGCCGGAAACCTCGAGCAATGCCATCGGCGCCTCTACCCCACCCTAAGAATCCGCCGGGCCAACGCGAATTCTTGAAGACCCGGGGCCCTCCAACGGACGTCTTGGCTCACGCCGTAGGCCACGATTTCACCGTCATATGCTTAGCGGCGGCCCCGCCAGAGAGCAACCAGGCCGGCAGGCTGAATCAAGACGGTGATGATCAGCAAGAGGCCGTACAACGCCGTGCTCGCCCCGCCCCGGGCGCCCAGCGCGGCGTTCGTGACCTGCGTCAACGCGACGACCACCCCTGCGCCGATCACCGGCCCGGCAGAGGTGCCCACGCCCCCCACAATGGCCATGATCGTGATCTCGATCGAGAGCGCCAGCGAGGCGGCGCTGTCGGGGTTGATAAACCCGATGTCAAACGCGTACACGGTGCCGCCGGCCGCGGTCAGGGCCGCGCTGACCGCAAGGGCCCAGAGCTTGGCCCGCCGGGCGGACACGCCGATCGACTCTGCCGCGTCCTGATCGTCCCGGATCGCCCGCAGGTAGTATCCGATCCGGGACCGGCGCACCGCCGACGTCGCCCAGAGGGCCACGAGCAGCAGCGCGAGCGCGATGTAGTAGAACGGCGCCTCCGAGCGGAACATGAGATCCAGCGGACGGTCACCCGTGAACCGGATCGCCAGGCCGTTGTCACCCTGGGTGAGCGCCTGGAAGTGCAGCAGCAGCGCGTAGACGATCTGCGCAAACGCGATCGTCGCCATCGCGAAGAACAACCCCCGGAGGCGGAACACGATGTATCCGAGTCCCAATGCGATCGCCACGGCCAGCCCCGCGCCCACGAGGCCGCCGATGAGCGGTGTGAGGCCGGCGTGCTGCAGGAGCAGCACCGAGGTGTAGGCACCGATCGCGAAGAACGCCGCGTGCCCGAGGGACAGCTGGCCGGCATAGCCCCCGATCAGGTCCCACGCAGTCGCAAGGGCCCCGAACAGGTAGAAGGTTACCCACAGGTGCATCAGGTACGTACCTGGGAACCATACGGGAACCGCCAACAGCCCAAGGAGCACGACGCCTCCGGTCGCTGCCAGCGCCGGCCGGGACCGGGCGCGGTGAACCGCCGTGGATCGCGAGGCCGTCGCCACCGACGCGTGCGGGGTCATACGCGTCCCGTCCCGAACAACCCCTGCGGGCGCACCAGCAGGATGAGAAGAAAGATCAGGAAGGTAGCGACCGGCGCCAGGTCCAGCGCGACGTACGTGGCGATCAGGGCCTCAGTCACGCCGATGATGCCTCCTCCGATCATCGCGCCCACGATATCGCCCGCTCCCCCCAGCACCACGACGACGAACGCCGTGAGGGTAAAGAGCGTCCCTACCGTGGGGAACGTGGCGAGGACCGGCACCATCAGGGCGCCGGCGACCCCGACGAGCGCGGTCCCAATCCCGAACGCGATCAGGAAAATCCCTCGGGTATCGATGCCCAGCAGCACGGCGACCTCCCGGTTTTCGGCCGCGGCCCGCATCGCTTTCCCGAGATCCGTCTGCGTGAGAAGCAGGTACAGGCCCGCGGCCAACAGCATGGCGACGCCGAACGCGATGAGCCGCGGGATCGACAGGAAGACCGATCCCAGCGCGAGACTCGCTGTCGCCAGCGGCGTCACCACGGTCCGGTAATCGGCGCCCCAGACGAACAGCGCTCCGCCCTGCAGGAACGCCGACAGGCCCACGGTCAGCAAAATCTGCGCCTCATCCGTCTGCCCCAGGACCCGGTCGATGAGGAGCCGCTGGGTCAAGACACCGGCAAGAAAGAGAAGGAGGCCCGCCGGGAGCACCACCAGATACGGGTTGAGGTCAAAGAGTCGGGCGAGCCAGTAGGCGGCGAACATGCCGAGCATCAGAAACTCGCCATGGGCGAAGTTGACGATCCGCATGACCCCAAAGATTAGAGTCAGGCCTACTGAGACGAGGCCGTAGACGCCGCCCAGGAGGAGCCCGTTGGCAACGGCCTGCAGGAAGATCACCATGCCGGACCACCTTGACCGGGCGCACCCACGGATCCGACGGCCGGGACGGCTACGACGACACTTGCACCTTCCTGCTCGCGTCCTGCGCCGGATAGACCGTGTGCGGCGCGCCGCCCTGCCACTGCACCATCACCGGATGCGCGTAGACATTCTGGCCCGTGGCGTCGAACTTCACGTGCCCCGGCTGCATCAGCGTCATCGCGCCGTGCGTGAAGTCGAGCGCGTGCAGCTGCTCCTGGATTTTCGCCGCGTCGGCGCTCTTCGCCGTGTTGATCGCCTCCACCACCGCCCACACCTCGGCATAGGCCATGCCGGCGTGCTCGGGCATGAACGTTCCGTACTGCTTCTGGTACCGCGTGACAACCGCCCACAGATCGGGGCGCTGCTTGATGTGGGTGCTGTCCCAGTTCCACGACGCCACGCTCGTCAGGCCGTCCATCTTGCTGCCCAGGTCCTTCCCCATCGCCGGCCAGATGAACCCGGCGCCGCCGCCGATGATCAGCGGATGGATGCGCTGAACGGCCATCGTGTTGATGATGAGCTCCGCGTCGGTCGTGTACCCGACCGGGAACAGCACCTGGGCGTTGGCCTTGCGGATCTCCGTCACGATCGACGAGGCGTCCGTGAGGCCGTGCGGGTATGACGTGAACAGCGCGAGATCGATTCCTGCGTTCTTCGCGAGGGCCTTGATCGGCTCCGCGGTGCTCGTGCCGTACGCCGAGTTCTCATAGATGACCGCCGCGCGCGTCAGTCCGAGATGGTACACGGCGTTCAGCCCCTTGAAGAAGGCGACCTGGGTTTCGCCAAACTGGGTGCCGGTCGGGGCCATCCGGAACGTGTAGTGGTAACCGGACGTCGTGATCTGCGGGGCGATGCTGTGGACCAGGAACGGCACCTGCGCCCGCTCGAACACCGGCTGCGCCGGGATCGTGAGCGGGCTGATGCCCATCCCCACGGCCGCCGTCACCTTCGTGGTGCCGACGAGGCGCTGTGCCGCCGACACCGCCGTCGCGGGGTCGCTCGTGGAATCCACGGTCACGAGCCGCAGCCGCGCGCCGCTCAAGGCCTTGATGCCGCCGGCGGCGTTGACATCCGCCACCGCCATCTCGACGGCGTTCTTGTTAAACGCGCCGACGTCCGCCTGCGAACCGCTGAGGGGCGCATAGAGCGCGATGCTCACCGCCTCCGCCGCCTGCGCCCGACCGATCGCGAACGGCCTCCAACCGGGAGCGATACTCGCGGACGCGGCCGCGGCCCCTACGGCGCCGGCGGCCGTGAAAAGCCTCCGGCGAGTCATCCGCACCACTCTTGATGTCTCCTGACTTTGGCGTTTCCGAGACACCCCTCTCACCCCCGATATGCGTATTGTTTCCGTCACCATCGCGTCATGCGCCGACCTGCATGGCCACGCTCTTGACCCGCGTGTAGAACTGCAGCCCTTCCAGCCCGTGCTCTTTGAACGCCGAGCCGGAGTCCTTAAAGCCGCCAAACGGCGTGTGAACATCCCAGCCCACCGTGGGCAGGTTGACGGAAACGCACCCGACCTCCACCCCTCGCGCAAACGCATGGGCCGCCCGAAGATTCTGCGTCACCACCGAGGCGGAGAGGCCGTAGCGCGTCCCGTTGACGATGGCGATGGCCTGATCGATATCCGAGGCTTCGAGTACCGTGACCACCGGGCCGAAGATCTCGTCCTGCGCGACCTGCATCTGCGGCGAGGCCCGGTCGAGGACCGTGGGGGCCACGAAGTACCCGCGATCCAAGAGATCTCCGTGAAGACGCGCCCCACCAAAGGCAACGACGGCGCCCTCCCGCCGCCCGCCCTCGACGGCGTGGAGGACCCGCTCCAACTGGGTGGTATCCACGACCGGCCCCATGGTGGTGGCGCCGTCCAGGCCGGGGCCGACCTTGATCTGCCGGGCGGCGTTCACGAACTCCTCCACAAATGCGTCCTTGATCTTGGACTCGGCGACGACGCGGCTCGTCGCCGTGCAGCGCTGGCCGGTTTGTCCGAATCCTGCCGCGGACGCGAGTTGGGCGGCGAGCCGAGGGTCGGCGTCGGCGAGCACCACCAGGGCGTTCTTCCCGCCCATCTCCGTCTGCACCCGGATGTTGCGCCCCGCGACGCTCCGCTGCAGTTCGAGCCCGACCGCGGTCGACCCGGTGAACGTCACCGCGCGGACCGCCGGATGATCGAGCAAGGCGGGGCCGACGGCCTGCGCGGGTCCGGTCACCATGTTGACCACCCC
This window encodes:
- a CDS encoding ABC transporter ATP-binding protein, with translation MALLEVSGLTKYFGGVRALNGVGVAVNAAEIVGLIGPNGSGKTTFVNAATGLVAPDAGRVILTDRDVTGIPAPAAARAGLARTFQSPRPFLRMTVLENVAVAALLRAPRVPDAFRAARDVLELVGLASEADTPASALPSERRKRLDLARALAVQPRVLFLDEVMAGLNPTEQEEGIALIRRVNALGIAIVYIEHVMETVVTLCPRVIVLNHGDVIAAGRPGDVLSDPVVVEAYLGSGDAPD
- a CDS encoding ABC transporter substrate-binding protein, with product MSIALYAPLSGSQADVGAFNKNAVEMAVADVNAAGGIKALSGARLRLVTVDSTSDPATAVSAAQRLVGTTKVTAAVGMGISPLTIPAQPVFERAQVPFLVHSIAPQITTSGYHYTFRMAPTGTQFGETQVAFFKGLNAVYHLGLTRAAVIYENSAYGTSTAEPIKALAKNAGIDLALFTSYPHGLTDASSIVTEIRKANAQVLFPVGYTTDAELIINTMAVQRIHPLIIGGGAGFIWPAMGKDLGSKMDGLTSVASWNWDSTHIKQRPDLWAVVTRYQKQYGTFMPEHAGMAYAEVWAVVEAINTAKSADAAKIQEQLHALDFTHGAMTLMQPGHVKFDATGQNVYAHPVMVQWQGGAPHTVYPAQDASRKVQVSS
- a CDS encoding branched-chain amino acid ABC transporter permease codes for the protein MVIFLQAVANGLLLGGVYGLVSVGLTLIFGVMRIVNFAHGEFLMLGMFAAYWLARLFDLNPYLVVLPAGLLLFLAGVLTQRLLIDRVLGQTDEAQILLTVGLSAFLQGGALFVWGADYRTVVTPLATASLALGSVFLSIPRLIAFGVAMLLAAGLYLLLTQTDLGKAMRAAAENREVAVLLGIDTRGIFLIAFGIGTALVGVAGALMVPVLATFPTVGTLFTLTAFVVVVLGGAGDIVGAMIGGGIIGVTEALIATYVALDLAPVATFLIFLLILLVRPQGLFGTGRV
- a CDS encoding branched-chain amino acid ABC transporter permease gives rise to the protein MTPHASVATASRSTAVHRARSRPALAATGGVVLLGLLAVPVWFPGTYLMHLWVTFYLFGALATAWDLIGGYAGQLSLGHAAFFAIGAYTSVLLLQHAGLTPLIGGLVGAGLAVAIALGLGYIVFRLRGLFFAMATIAFAQIVYALLLHFQALTQGDNGLAIRFTGDRPLDLMFRSEAPFYYIALALLLVALWATSAVRRSRIGYYLRAIRDDQDAAESIGVSARRAKLWALAVSAALTAAGGTVYAFDIGFINPDSAASLALSIEITIMAIVGGVGTSAGPVIGAGVVVALTQVTNAALGARGGASTALYGLLLIITVLIQPAGLVALWRGRR
- a CDS encoding aldehyde dehydrogenase family protein encodes the protein MGAEYKDLVAGEWVESHSGEEFPDINPADTRDVVAVFPAMDATDVHHALDAAVDAFPAWKAMTAVARGALLQKAANLIRERGEAIARDLTREMGKTLQEARGEVIRASFFFDYFGAHGRLPIGHYLPDERAGVFTFTMREPLGVVVAIAPWNDPFLTPARKLAPALIAGNVVVLKPATLTPLSAWHLLRALDDAGIPRGVVNMVTGPAQAVGPALLDHPAVRAVTFTGSTAVGLELQRSVAGRNIRVQTEMGGKNALVVLADADPRLAAQLASAAGFGQTGQRCTATSRVVAESKIKDAFVEEFVNAARQIKVGPGLDGATTMGPVVDTTQLERVLHAVEGGRREGAVVAFGGARLHGDLLDRGYFVAPTVLDRASPQMQVAQDEIFGPVVTVLEASDIDQAIAIVNGTRYGLSASVVTQNLRAAHAFARGVEVGCVSVNLPTVGWDVHTPFGGFKDSGSAFKEHGLEGLQFYTRVKSVAMQVGA